The genomic DNA GATGCCTTGCTCGATCAGCTCTACGGAAGCGCCGACGCGGCCACGATGTGGCAGAAGTGCGGCACCTGTGTGGCCCAGCCGCATTGTCCCGTGTTTCGGGCCGCAACGTACTTTGGGCCGGATAACCTGCCGGGGCGGGTAGCGGCGCCCAAGCAGCAACATGCCCGCCACCAACTGTACCGTGCCCTACAGGCTGTTCATCAGCTTGGCAAGTTGCATCTGACGATCCGCGACCTCCGGGGTACGCTGGTTTACATCCTCTTCGGAACCGCCTCCTGTGACGCTCACTGCAAGGGAAAGCCGTATCCGCCGTACTGGGATCGGGTCTTTGACGCGCAAACGCCGGATCGGCAGGGCGAACTCCTCGCGGCCCTGACGGTCTTTGATCCGGCCCGGGAGGCGGATGCCCGACTCGATCGCTATTTGCTGGCCAGCCAGCGCCAGCGGCGTCCAAATCTTGCCGGAGCGCGGCGGCAGGCCTACTTTGAGTTGCTGCCGGAAACGGTGGCGCAGATTGGTGGCAAAACCGCCTACCTGGGGCTGGCGCGCGGACGGCATCTCGACTTGCTACAGCAGGTTCCCTTGCTGTCCGACGCGGAGCGGAGGTCCGTGGTGCAGCGGCTGGGGCGGGGTCTATCCAAAGCGGAACTGTTACCACCGCTTGCCTACGCGAAAACAGACAGCCTTCCCTTTCGGATTCATCCACGCACGCCGACCGATACGGTGTTCTGGATCGAAACGCGGCTAGATGCGTTTGCCGTGGAGGCAGCTTGGCTGGACGTGGGGGGACTGGGGCCTGACCGGCGTGGCCTGCCCCACGAAGCTTTTCTCGCGCATCGCAATGCGCGGGGACAGACCGCCCGGCTGCGGCTGACGGCTGATCTCTTTCACGTCCTGCTCGAGCTGGAGCGCGGGTATCAGTTGAGCGCGGCGACGCTGGATGAAACCTTTGCGCACCTGGCGCTCTTCATCGAGCAGATCATCCAGAATCACGACGGCGACTGGTATGCTTGGCATCCAACCCAGGAAGATCGGGTGTACCGACTCAGGTTGACCACTCGTGACTTGGGCCACGGATTTCACCAAGTCTTGACCGTTGTCCCGGACTGAGAGCAGCTATGGTTAGGTGGCTACTGCAACGCGGGTCGCCCTTGCGTGCTGCAATCAACCGTTCGCCGGAGGCCTTTTGTGGCTGTGGCTTGCTGGCGCGCTACTCCCGGACAAAGCGGTACTTGATATCCATGGTTGTCGTAACGGGGCGTCCGTCTTCCTGAGCCGGTGTAAATTTGATGCTGCGTGCCGCCCGAAGGGCCTCTTCATCGAGGCCGCCACCCAAGCCGGACACCAGCCTCACCTCGCCAATGCGACCATCCGCCCGAAACTCAACCTGGACAACCACGATGCCGGTCAGGTTTCGCGCCGCGGCCTCACTCGTATAGCGCGGCTTGTCCTGTGACAGCAGGACGACACCGGTGCGCACCTTGGGCGCGGCCGCGCCAGCGGCATCTGTCGTCGGCGCTGGGCGGACGGTGGATGGCACGGCCAGCGGTGGGCGTTCGGGCGGTCTGGGAAGCGCCGTCGCGGGTGGGGTTGGTTCTGGTAAGTCCGTTGCCGCCGGCGGCAAGGCTTCGGTCGTTGTGGCCGGACCAAGCGGGCGCGCCATCTCGCCTTCGATTCGCCGGACGGCCGCCGCTGCCAGCGGGCGAAGGTTCGGGTCATCGCCACCGACCAAGGCCCTGAGCGCCGGTAGCGCCGGCGCCGCATAGCCGCCGAGCCGGCCAAGCGCGGTCACCGCCGCCTGGCGAACCTCGTGGTTCGTATCAGTGGTCAGTCGCACGAGCGGCGTCACGCCCGGAAGCGCCGCCGAGCCAAGCGCCCCCAAGGCCAGGGCTGCCGCCCGGCGCAGTTGCACATCGCTGCTGCGGGTAGCCTCAACCAAGGCTGCCACGGCGTCCGCCTGGCTGGTCTTCATCAGACCAAGCACCACGGCTGCCGTGACGCGGTTGGGTTCATCAACATCCCGAACCATCGCCGTCAGCGTTGGCACGGCCGCCAGGCCCGGCGAGCCAATGAAGACCAGCGTCCACATGGCCTGCTCGGCGACCCGTGGGTCCTCATCCCGCAGCGCCTTGACCAGTTCCGCAGCGGCGGGCGCTGCCGCCGCGCCCAACTTGCGGAGGGTCAGCGCGGCGCGCAGGCGGGTTTCGACGTCATCGTCCACGAGCTGCGCCGCCAGTTGCGGCACGGTCAACGTTTGTCCCGAAGCCTTCTCCGCCGGCGACTGCCCGCCGGCGACCAAGCTGACCATTAGCAGCCAACCCGTTGCCGCCACCGCCGCCACCGCCGTTGTCACGATTCGGCGTCCAAGACCTCGCATCATGATTTGGAAAAAGCGGCGATAAAGGCTTTCAAAGCCTGGGGATCATTCGACTTGATGCGGCCGGCAAAGAAGTCGCCCGCGCCGGGCTTGTATTCGCCCCGCCACATTTGCAGGAAGAGCTCAGCCGAGGTTTTCAGCACCACATCCGCCTGGTCGGTCACTTTGCCCTTTGTCACCTGACATGCGGTGGCATCGAGCGTCACCGTCCACTTTTCATCATCGAGTGAAAAGTAAAAGGTCGTCGGTTTGGCATAGGCCCCGGCGCGGTATGTTTTTTCGAGTCCATTGAAGATTGCCGCAATCGGCGACGTGGGCTTGGCAGGCATCGGAACCCCCTGTTCCTTGGCAGTTACCCGCCAATGCACGACATCGTTCGACTCGGCGGGATGAAATCCGGTTCGTTGATCCGGTGGCCAGCCTCTTTCTTGGCGACGGCGGCCAGGACAAGGTTGCCCAAGTCGCGCTCGTCCGCGCCGGCGCGCAGGGCATCGCGTAAATCATACTCGACGACCGAAAAAAGGCACGTCCGAAGTTTGCCGTCGGCCGTGAGGCGCAGGCGGCTGCACGCGCCGCAGAACGGCTCCGTCACCGGGGCAATGATCCCGATTTCCCCCGGCGCACCGTCGGCGAAGCGGTACCGGCGCGCCGTCTCGCTCGCCGGCTGCCCGGCAACGGGCAACAGTGGATACCGCGCCTGAAGACGGGCGTGAACTTCGCGCCCCGGAACGACCAACTCGCGCCGCCATTCGCCCGGACCGTCCAAGGGCATGTACTCGATGAAGCGCATGCTGACGTTCCACGCGCGCGCAAAGTCGGCGAAGGCTTCGATTTCATCGTCGTTGACGCCCCGGATGAGCACGCAGTTGACGCGCACCGGCGTCAGGCCATAGCGGTGCGCCAAGTCAATGGCGCGCAGCACCCGGTCGAGCGCCTTCACCCGCGTCAGTCGGTAGAAGGTATCCTCCCGGAGGGAGTCGAGGCTGATCGTGATGCGATTCAGCCCGGCTTCGGCCAGCGCGGCGGCATAGTGCTCAAACCGATAGCCGTTGGTCGTGAGCGCCAAATCCCGTAGTCCCGGCAGCCGCCGCAGTTCGCGTGCGAGCGTCACGACATCGTCGCGCAGCAGGGCTTCGCCGCCGGTGATCCGCAGTTTCTCGATGCCTAGACGGACAAACACCCGCGCCAGCGTCAGAATTTCATCCGGCGTCAACAACTCATCCGCCGTTTTCCACACAACGCCCTCGGCCGGCATGCAGTACGTGCAGCGAAAGTTGCACCGGTCGGTAATGGAAATGCGCAGGTCACGGATGACGCGCCCATGCGCATCCCGCAGCGCGGGATGCAGGTGGACGGCGCTCGTGTGGGCATAGGTCATGACGACAATCGGCCTTTCTCGAAACCGAGCTTGCCCGCAAGCCTAATGGTTCTGCCAGGCGTGTGAAATGCCATCTGCCGTGGCGTCAGCCGTCCTCACGGTAGATGCCGACAAACAGTCGCCCGTCCGGGCCGATGCTGGCCCGATGCATGCCCGGCGAGTTGAAGGGCATCGTAATGTTGCCCGCGCGGTCAAGGGCGACGAGTCCGCCCATGCCACCCATGGCGACGAGTTTCTTCATGACGACTTCTTCGGCCGCTTGTTGGAGTGACCAGCCCTTGTAGGCCACCAAAGCGGCAATGTCGTGCGCCACGACCGACCGAATGAAATACTCGCCATGTCCGGTGCACGAAACCGCGCAGGTGGCGTTATCAGCATAGGTTCCCGCCCCGATGATCGGGGCATCGCCAACCCGCCCGAAACGCTTGTTGCTCATGCCCCCGGTGGAAGTTCCGGCGGCCAGATTGCCTTGCGCGTCGAGCGCCACGGCACCCACCGTGCCGAACTTGCCCTGGAATGGAAGAGCCTGAGCGACTTTCTTGCGTTTGGCTTCTTCGGCCTTGAGCTTTTCGAGTTCGCGCCGACCTTCTTCCGTTCCGAAGTACTTGGGTGAAACCAGCGTCAAGCCCTGTTCGGCGGCAAAGGCTTCGGCCCCGACCCCGGTCATCAGAACATGTGGCGAGCGTTCCATCACGGCCCGTGCGGCCCGGATGGGGTTCTTGATGCGCTTGACGCCGGCCACGGCGCCGGCGGCGCGGTTGGCGCCGTTCATGATCGAGGCGTCGAGTTCACATGTTCCGGTGTTGGTAAACACCGCGCCCTTGCCGGCGTTGAAGACGCCGGAGTCCTCCATCAGCACAATGGCCGTGACGACGGCATCCAGCGCCGAACCGCCACGCTTTAGGACGTTATGTCCCGCCGTAACGGCCTCGGTCAGTTTCAGCCGGAAGAGCGCCTCACGCTCGGCCGACATGGCTTGTTTCTCGATGACGCCGGCCCCGCCGTGAATGGCAAAGGCAATGGGTGGCGACTGCGCGCCGCGGACGACCAGCGTGGCGGCGCCGGTAAAGGTTGTGGTCAGAAAAGCGCGTCGTGACCAGGCACGATTCATCGGTGAGGTAGTTCCTTACGCGGGGATGGATGCCAACCAGGGCATGAAATCGTCGGGAAGCGCCGTCCGTAGGTGAAGCCGTCGCTGCTCAATCGGATGCTCAAGCTCCAGTTCGGCGGCGTGGAGGAGGTGGCGTGACGCGCGGCGACCGGTTTCGGCAAAGAGACGTTCATTCAAATGACGACCATAAACCATGTCGCCGACGATTGGATAGCCCAGATGGGCCGCATGGATCCGCAACTGGTGCGTGCGACCGGTGAGCGGCTGAAAGCGCGCCAGCGACACCTGAGCAGTTTGGCGCGGGATGGTAAAGCGGGTTTGCGCCGGTTTGCCGTCGGGCAAAATGCGCCAGCGCGGCCACAAAAAGGGCGCGCGTCCAATCGGCGCGTCAATGAGGCCGTGGCTCTCCGTCACCTGCCCGATGAGAAGCGCCAAGTACGTCTTGGCTATCTCGCCGGTTTGAAACAGTGGCGCGAAGGCGCGCGCGCCGCGTTCGTTTTTTGCCACCATCACGATGCCTGAGGTGTCGCGGTCAAGTCGGTGGAGGAGCATCGGACGGTTCTGGCCGGTGAAGGCCGGATGTGCCAGCAGGGCATTGAGCAGCGTTCCGGCGCGTTCCTTGGGGGTTGGATGTGTGAGCATTCCGGCCGGCTTGGCGACGACCAGCAGGAAGTCATCCTCATGCAAAATGGGCAGGGTAAAGGCTTCAACTGGGACGCGCACCTGGCGCGGTGCCACCAGTCGCCACCGGACGCGGTCCCCCGCCCGTAGTCGCCACCCGGCGGTGCGCGTCTGTGTGTTGACCACAATCTGTCCTTCGGCAACGGCCCGGCGAATGGCCGCCAGCGGCCAGTCACCGACTTGGGCGCGCACAAACTCATCGAGCCGCTGCCGGTGAGCCGCTGGCGGGACAATAACTTCAGCTTCCACGGGAACGTCGTTTACCGCCACTTGCCAACCACCGGTCGGTCGGTCGTCAGACCGTAGTTGATGGGTGGCGGGAGCGGTCCAGAGACGTTCGCATTGCTGAGGAAAAACTGCGCCGATGTCCCGCTGATGCGGAACACGCCAATGCTGTCCGCGCCGTTGCCGTCCCAGTCGCCCGCCAACGGCGTGTCCCCCGCTGCGCCAAACGTCGCCGTGATGTCCGGCAGTCCGGGGCCGTTGCTGTTGCGCAAGAAAAAGGTGCCGTTGCGATAGACGCCGATGGTGTCAATCCGGTCACCGTTCCAGTCGCCGACAATCGGCAAGTCATCGCTCCCACCGTAGTCAAAGACGATGTCTGGCGGCCCCGACGTGTTGCTGTTACGCAGGAAGAAGCGCCCTTGGCGAAACACCCCGACGGTGGCAATCCCGTCGCCATTCCAGTCGCCAGCAAGGGGAATGTCGCTCGGCAGCGTGCCGGAGATGACGATGATTGGGAGATCGGCAAAGCCGGCCGTGTTGCTGTTGCGCAGGAAGAACTGCCCATTGCGGAAAATGCCGACCGTGTCCACGCCATCGCCGTTCCAGTCGCCGATGACGGGGACATCCGCTGGGAGTCCATAGAAGAAATCCGTGTCGGCAAAGCCCGGCGTATTGCTGAAGCGCAGGTAGAAGAAGCCGTTGGATGGGCGGAACATCCCAACCGTCGTGGCCGGCGGCGGCGGCGCGCCGCCGGTGACATTGAGCGTCATCTGGTAGGTATTGCGCGTGTCATTGAATAGAAAAACCCGCAGGAAAAACACATTGTTCGGTCCGGTATTGGTGAAATCAATCGTTTCACTGTTGTTGGTTGAGGCTGAAATAGCAACGGGCTGGGCTTCCTGGTTGCGATACAGCTCCAGGTCAATGTCGCCAAAGTTGTGCGTGAAGGCGACCGTCGCCGTGATGCGCGCCCCGGTGGTCGCCTGAACGGCGTACCAGTCTTCTGCCACCTGCTTGACGACCAGATTGTTGGCGTTGACCGGTAAGGTGACGAAGTTGGCAGTGGCGCGAGTGTCGTTTGGCTCAAAGCTGTCGTCTGAGCCGCCATCCAGGAAGTTGTTGATGCTCGGCGCAAAGGCAGAAAATTTACCGTAGTTGTCAAAGAGTTGACTGGGTGGGACACCGCAGGCGGCCGGGCCGCAACTTAAGACACCGATGAGAAAACTACCTTGGCTGGTGGTGTACCAGATGCCCGAACCGCTCGATCCCGGTTCGGTGACGCCCTGATTCCAGTTGATCTGGTAGCCGCCCTGCAACCCGGTGCCCCCACCACAGTTGGTATTTTGTCCGGCAATCACGCCCAGCGACCGCCGCAGGAATGACAGTTGTGGACTTGAGATGGGCGTTCCACCGTCTGGATGGTGGAGCGCGAAGACATTCGTGCCGTTAGGTCGCGGGTTCGTATCCCAGCCGGCATGAAACAGGTTGCGTGGGATCACGCCGAGAATTTCGAGCAAGGTATGGTCGCTCGGCGCATTGGTTTGAAGCAGGGTCGCGCCGGTCGGTGACCGAAAGAAACCACTGCTGACCACGCCGCTGTTGCAAGCCGTGGTCCGGTAAAACCAAAAGGCCTGGACGCTCTGGGCCTCGGACGGTGCGCTGACACAGTGATTGGCCGTAAGGAAAAACGGCGCGAAGTCGCCGTTGCGCGTGGTGAGGACGGTCCCGGTGCAAACGGAAGTTCCTTGGCTAGTCTGGAAGGCGATTCGGGCAACGCCGTCTTTTTCTGGCTCGGGTCCGCACATGGCATCGAGATTGCACGCGCCGGCTTCGGGCCATCCCGCTGCGACTTTACCGGTGGCCGAAACGGTCGGTGGCAATGGACTATCCCAAATATGGCTCACTTCGCCGATCCGAAAGGCTGGCGCCCCGCCGGCAGGCGTAAGCCACTCCACCACGACCGTATCGCCGGCTAGGACATCCGTCCAGAACTCACCGCTGCCGAAGGGTCCACGTTCCCGATAGGGACCGGATACCCAGTCGTCGGCCACACCATAGACATAGACTTCAGCCCCCGGCGGCAGATTGACTTCCGTGAAGTGCAGCCGGAGCGCCGCGGCCCGTGGCGACACAAGCACCGCAGCGTAGCCTGTCAGTTCTGCGGCGGTTTGCTTCGAGCGCAGGACACCGAGCCGCTGCGCGGTGGCGAGCCAGTCGGGTGACACCGCGCGGTTGGCCCCAATCTGATTGGGAGCAATGACCAGCCCTTCCGGCGTAAAAGCCGACAGCCGATGGGCTTGCTTGGCGACGTCGGCTGCGGACAGGCGTTCGCCACGCAGCCGCAGACTCGGCGGCGCAACCGGACGATACATGTTTTCACCGCGATTGGCCGCCGGGAGCTGAACGGCTAGCCAGTCGGTCGGTTGGTTCGTCGTGGAGGATTCAGCGGTGGATTGGGAGTCCGTCGGATGCGGCGACCAGCCAAAGAACATCAGACCAAAGACAACACCCAGGATGCCCCAACGATACCTCAGTAACGACATAATGACTTCCTTTCCATTTTCGTGGAAATGCCTGGCGTGCGTTTAGCGGACTTGCGGTCTGGCGTTATGCGCGCCCGGCTTTTTTATTCAGACGGGGCTGCCGTCAATCGCGCGGCAATGGCTTCCGTGAACTCGGTGGTCGTTGCCGTGCCGCCCAGGTCCGGCGTCTTGATTTGGTCTTCGCCCAGGACCGCAAACAAGGCGGCCTCGATACGCTCGGCCGATTCTACTTCGTCAATATAGCGCAGCATCATCGTGGCGCTCAAAATCAGCGCGGTTGGGTTGGCCAGCCCGCGCCCGGCAATGTCCGGCGCGCTGCCGTGAACCGCCTCGAAGACGGCAATCCCGTCCCCGATGTTCGCCCCCGGCACGACGCCGAGACCGCCGACGAGTCCGGTGGCCAGGTCGGAAAGAATGTCGCCATACAGGTTTTCCATCAGCAACACGTCATAGCGTTCCGGTTGCATGACGAGCTGCATGCACATGTTGTCCACGATTTTTTCTTCGGGCTGCACTTCCGGGTAGTGCTGGACGACCTTGCGGAAACAGTCGAGGAACAACCCGTCTGATAGTTTCATGATATTGGCTTTGTGGACCACGGTGACTTTCTTGCGTCCGCGCTTGCGGGCGTAGTCGCAGGCGAACCGGGCGATGCGCGTCGAGGCGCGTTCGGTGATGACCTTGAGGCTTTCAACCACGCCCGGCACGACGACGTGCTCCAGCCCGGAATACAGGTCTTCGGTGTTTTCGCGCACCACGACCAAATCCACGTTGTCATAGCGGGTCTTGACGCCGGGAATGGTTTTGACCGGGCGGATGTTGGCGTACAGATCGAGCGCCTTGCGTAGTCCGACGTTGACGCTGGTAAACCCACTGCCAACCGGTGTCGTTACCGGGCCCTTGAGCGCCACGCGGGTTCGGCGGATGGAAGACAACAACGCATCGGGAATCGTCGTGCCATGTTCGGCCAGCGCCTGCGCGCCGGCGGGAAAGCGTTCCCAGGTAATATCCACGCCGGCCGCGCTCAAGACGCGCAAGGTGGCCGCCGTGACTTCCGGGCCAATGCCGTCGCCCGGAATCAGGGTAATCAGGTGTTTCATGGGTTATTCACCTTTGGCTGGGTTGGCAAACGCGAAGGTGACTTTGGCGTAAATTTCCATTGGTGGCAACCGACCGGGAGGCGCGAGCCGCCTTGGACTTCACGCCTAGCCAAGTGCCGTCAAATGGCCTTTTTTTGAAAGGGAATTTTACTTTGGCGGCGGCTCTGAGCGCGACGCGGAAGGCGCGAGGACGTAGCGTTCCGGGCCGAGGCGTTCAAGGCGGCCAGCCGCGACTTCTTGCTCTAGCCACCGGCGCGTTTGGGTGGCACTCAGTGGTGTGCGGTCTTCGATCATTTGCGCCGTAATCACGCCGTGTTCGGCCGACAAGCGCGGCAACCACCGTGCCGCTTCGGCTTCGCCCCGCCGTCGCCGTTGGGCATTGGCTATTTCGATCATGGCCGTCCCGCCGAGAAAGGCCACGATCCCACCCACCAGCATGCCGGCCACGAGCGCCCAGTTGCGGTTCGGTTGGAAAGCGTCATAGAGCGCGAGGAACGCCACGACCAGGCCGCCCAGCACAAGGAACGTCGAACATCCATAGCGCAGGAAGTTCATAGACTAAGGCCCGGCGCGTGTCAGATCAGGCGTCTTGGGCGCGGATGTCAGGCGACAGGCTGGCTTGCGGCGCTGCCCCGGCCGGCCGGCGCAGAACGTACCACCGAACCAACAGGTAAGCGCCGAGGATGGCGACCAGCGCCCCGACCCCAAGGAAAAACCAGCCCGTGTGTTGCTGAAGCATGCTCATCGCTTCACTGCCATAGCGCATGCTCAGATAGGCGAGTGTTCCGTAGCGCAGGGCGCGTCCGATGAACAGCCCCAAAAACAGGCGACCCTGATGAAACTCCAAAAGCCCGGCGCAGATGACGAAGGGCTTGAAGGGAAACGGCGGCGGCATGACGGCCGCGGCCGCCAAGGCTGCGATGTCGTAGCGCCGAATCAGGGCTTCGATGCGGGCCTGGCGTTCCGGCGACAGTCGCCGCGCCAATAGGCTTCGCCCCATGAAACGTTGGCGCAGCCGGCGCACCAGCCAATAGACCGTCATGCACCCCAGTGACGAACCAACCGCGGCAACCGCCGCCGCCCACCACCACCAAACCGCGCCTTGCGCGCAGAGGAGGGCCAGCGTGGCGTCTGGTATGGGGGTCAGCGGAATGACGGAATCCACGTAAGCCAGTAGCAGCACCCCAAACAAACCAAATCCCGCCAGCCAGGCGCCGAAAAGTTGGAGTTTGCCTAAAAGAACTTTCCAAAACGGCGCGGAAACACTGGCGAGCATCATTGGGTACTACTTGAAAACTTGAACGCCTGCCATAGCGAAGGTGGTCGGGGCGGCAAGATTTGAACTTGCGACCCTTCGCTCCCAAAGCGAATGCTCTACCAGGCTGAGCCACGCCCCGACGTACCTCTGTTGGTAATGAACTTGGGCGCGCAAGTCAAGTCATTGCATTCCGGCTCCAGGGCAACAGCCTTGATAACGGCGAAAAAATCGCCAAAAAGCTCAACCACGAGCCAACCTCAACCAAAAATGGTGGACACTCGCGCCGCTGCACGATTGAATGCGAAGAAAAGCATTGAATACACGGCTCCAGATACACGGCTCCTGGCGCTGCCACACCTCACACCCCTGAAGCCTCACGCTGGACTTGGGCGGTTCGGTCGGAGCATCATTGACGCGGTTACCTTCGTCTTATGGACTGGACGAC from Chloracidobacterium validum includes the following:
- a CDS encoding isocitrate dehydrogenase (NAD(+)), producing MKHLITLIPGDGIGPEVTAATLRVLSAAGVDITWERFPAGAQALAEHGTTIPDALLSSIRRTRVALKGPVTTPVGSGFTSVNVGLRKALDLYANIRPVKTIPGVKTRYDNVDLVVVRENTEDLYSGLEHVVVPGVVESLKVITERASTRIARFACDYARKRGRKKVTVVHKANIMKLSDGLFLDCFRKVVQHYPEVQPEEKIVDNMCMQLVMQPERYDVLLMENLYGDILSDLATGLVGGLGVVPGANIGDGIAVFEAVHGSAPDIAGRGLANPTALILSATMMLRYIDEVESAERIEAALFAVLGEDQIKTPDLGGTATTTEFTEAIAARLTAAPSE
- a CDS encoding SCP2 sterol-binding domain-containing protein, which produces MPAKPTSPIAAIFNGLEKTYRAGAYAKPTTFYFSLDDEKWTVTLDATACQVTKGKVTDQADVVLKTSAELFLQMWRGEYKPGAGDFFAGRIKSNDPQALKAFIAAFSKS
- a CDS encoding DedA family protein translates to MMLASVSAPFWKVLLGKLQLFGAWLAGFGLFGVLLLAYVDSVIPLTPIPDATLALLCAQGAVWWWWAAAVAAVGSSLGCMTVYWLVRRLRQRFMGRSLLARRLSPERQARIEALIRRYDIAALAAAAVMPPPFPFKPFVICAGLLEFHQGRLFLGLFIGRALRYGTLAYLSMRYGSEAMSMLQQHTGWFFLGVGALVAILGAYLLVRWYVLRRPAGAAPQASLSPDIRAQDA
- a CDS encoding RluA family pseudouridine synthase — encoded protein: MEAEVIVPPAAHRQRLDEFVRAQVGDWPLAAIRRAVAEGQIVVNTQTRTAGWRLRAGDRVRWRLVAPRQVRVPVEAFTLPILHEDDFLLVVAKPAGMLTHPTPKERAGTLLNALLAHPAFTGQNRPMLLHRLDRDTSGIVMVAKNERGARAFAPLFQTGEIAKTYLALLIGQVTESHGLIDAPIGRAPFLWPRWRILPDGKPAQTRFTIPRQTAQVSLARFQPLTGRTHQLRIHAAHLGYPIVGDMVYGRHLNERLFAETGRRASRHLLHAAELELEHPIEQRRLHLRTALPDDFMPWLASIPA
- a CDS encoding winged helix DNA-binding domain-containing protein, encoding MNFLRYGCSTFLVLGGLVVAFLALYDAFQPNRNWALVAGMLVGGIVAFLGGTAMIEIANAQRRRRGEAEAARWLPRLSAEHGVITAQMIEDRTPLSATQTRRWLEQEVAAGRLERLGPERYVLAPSASRSEPPPK
- a CDS encoding TonB family protein codes for the protein MMRGLGRRIVTTAVAAVAATGWLLMVSLVAGGQSPAEKASGQTLTVPQLAAQLVDDDVETRLRAALTLRKLGAAAAPAAAELVKALRDEDPRVAEQAMWTLVFIGSPGLAAVPTLTAMVRDVDEPNRVTAAVVLGLMKTSQADAVAALVEATRSSDVQLRRAAALALGALGSAALPGVTPLVRLTTDTNHEVRQAAVTALGRLGGYAAPALPALRALVGGDDPNLRPLAAAAVRRIEGEMARPLGPATTTEALPPAATDLPEPTPPATALPRPPERPPLAVPSTVRPAPTTDAAGAAAPKVRTGVVLLSQDKPRYTSEAAARNLTGIVVVQVEFRADGRIGEVRLVSGLGGGLDEEALRAARSIKFTPAQEDGRPVTTTMDIKYRFVRE
- a CDS encoding isoaspartyl peptidase/L-asparaginase family protein — its product is MNRAWSRRAFLTTTFTGAATLVVRGAQSPPIAFAIHGGAGVIEKQAMSAEREALFRLKLTEAVTAGHNVLKRGGSALDAVVTAIVLMEDSGVFNAGKGAVFTNTGTCELDASIMNGANRAAGAVAGVKRIKNPIRAARAVMERSPHVLMTGVGAEAFAAEQGLTLVSPKYFGTEEGRRELEKLKAEEAKRKKVAQALPFQGKFGTVGAVALDAQGNLAAGTSTGGMSNKRFGRVGDAPIIGAGTYADNATCAVSCTGHGEYFIRSVVAHDIAALVAYKGWSLQQAAEEVVMKKLVAMGGMGGLVALDRAGNITMPFNSPGMHRASIGPDGRLFVGIYREDG
- the moaA gene encoding GTP 3',8-cyclase MoaA: MTYAHTSAVHLHPALRDAHGRVIRDLRISITDRCNFRCTYCMPAEGVVWKTADELLTPDEILTLARVFVRLGIEKLRITGGEALLRDDVVTLARELRRLPGLRDLALTTNGYRFEHYAAALAEAGLNRITISLDSLREDTFYRLTRVKALDRVLRAIDLAHRYGLTPVRVNCVLIRGVNDDEIEAFADFARAWNVSMRFIEYMPLDGPGEWRRELVVPGREVHARLQARYPLLPVAGQPASETARRYRFADGAPGEIGIIAPVTEPFCGACSRLRLTADGKLRTCLFSVVEYDLRDALRAGADERDLGNLVLAAVAKKEAGHRINEPDFIPPSRTMSCIGG